In one bacterium genomic region, the following are encoded:
- a CDS encoding DNA polymerase III subunit alpha, translating to MVKQVGEKQGSATAVKEQITPFVHLHNHTHYSLLDGLQKVPDMLDWVQELGQAAVAITDHGTLSGVIDFYKECKKRDIKPIIGMEAYVAPRKHTDKSTREDRTPYHLTLLATNKVGYKNLVKLSTTANLEGFYYKPRIDRDLIEQYHEGIIALTGCIGGEVGTHLLADNYEEAKKTAQWYAKTFGQDNYYLEMQPHIGWEPQDKVNAGLRKLSKELGLGLVITGDAHYSKEEQHYAHDILLCVQTGSTIEDPNRFKLDQDLSIHSGVSIAERFPDDLEALENTVKIAERCNLEIELGNILIPKFDVPEGRSEREYLRELVYQGAMWRYGDIPKEDITHHNEKSAKARLSKEIVARIEYELEVIARMGYDGYFLIVADLLNWSKNNGIVCGPGRGSAAGSIVAYVTNITDLDPIKYDLLFERFLNPDRISMPDIDMDFADDRREEVIAYATEKYGQEKVAQIITFGVMAARNAVRDTGRVLAMPYSEVDAVAKLIPAPIQGRHIPLKKSIVDDPDLKKEYEGNPRTKRLIDIAMQLEGTIRNAGTHAAGVVIAPESLVEYVPLTRASKGGVSTQYIGTTVEDLGLLKFDFLGLSNLTIIKNALRIIKKVYGRTIDVGGIPIDDRATYELLARGDTTGVFQLESAGMKRYIRELKPDRFEDIIAMVALYRPGPMQWIDDFISRKHNPERIAYDHAKMESALKETYGIIVYQEQVMQISKDLCGFTGGQADTLRKGIGKKIPEVIAKMKQDFIEGAIKHSGAERDFVEKLWASIEDFAAYCFNKSHAACYALIAVQTAYLKAHYPAAFMAAVLTSDHGNLDRVAIEVSECRKMGIPVLPPDINESFAEFAVVKNGGVNDEDVIRFGLAAIKNVGVGPVNAILVARDEGGPFSSIEDFVRRVDAREINKKAIEALMKVGAFDSIGDRATLYANLEKIVVYMSKVQKNALSGQIDIFGSLGVSEEVPSLPLDAPGEIIGEREFLQWEKELLGLYISSHPLREVDAWLSEKTTPASGLKPEMDGEKVVVGGVITTVRKIVTKKGDAMAFVGLETIAGDMEVIVFPRAYDATPELWAEDMLVVIQGKVNAKDRDGKTTEEVKVMADKAKRLDTSVLKHYIATGEKIMPDVDPSTTQSVDRIIITLKDLKDQTALLQLKSTLQSVPGETETLLLLSSTGQKIRLPYKIAVSEKLKQTLAGIISEDAIKVE from the coding sequence ATGGTCAAGCAAGTGGGTGAGAAACAGGGGTCGGCAACGGCAGTGAAGGAGCAAATTACTCCTTTTGTGCACTTACATAATCATACTCATTACTCACTTTTAGATGGCTTGCAGAAAGTACCAGATATGCTCGATTGGGTACAAGAATTGGGCCAGGCGGCCGTGGCGATCACTGATCACGGCACTCTCTCTGGGGTCATCGACTTTTATAAAGAGTGTAAAAAACGCGACATTAAACCAATCATTGGTATGGAGGCTTATGTTGCGCCACGCAAGCACACCGACAAATCTACCCGTGAAGATCGCACACCATATCATCTAACGCTGCTTGCCACTAATAAAGTTGGTTATAAAAATTTGGTGAAATTATCAACGACTGCCAATCTCGAGGGGTTTTATTATAAGCCACGGATTGATCGAGATCTTATCGAGCAGTATCACGAAGGCATAATTGCCTTAACTGGCTGTATTGGTGGTGAGGTTGGCACGCATTTATTAGCCGATAACTATGAGGAAGCTAAAAAAACAGCCCAATGGTATGCAAAAACGTTTGGTCAGGATAATTATTATTTAGAGATGCAGCCACATATTGGCTGGGAACCGCAGGATAAGGTAAATGCTGGCTTGCGTAAACTCTCTAAAGAGCTTGGGCTAGGGCTGGTGATCACTGGAGATGCGCACTATTCCAAAGAAGAACAGCATTATGCGCACGATATTTTGCTATGTGTACAAACCGGCTCAACTATTGAAGACCCTAATCGTTTTAAGTTGGATCAAGATTTGTCGATTCATTCGGGAGTATCAATAGCTGAGCGTTTTCCGGATGATTTGGAAGCTCTCGAGAACACTGTCAAGATTGCTGAGCGCTGTAATCTAGAAATTGAGCTGGGTAATATCTTGATTCCAAAATTTGATGTACCAGAGGGTCGTAGTGAGCGAGAGTATTTGCGCGAGTTGGTGTATCAGGGAGCAATGTGGCGCTATGGTGATATTCCCAAGGAGGATATTACCCACCATAACGAAAAGTCAGCTAAGGCTAGGCTTAGTAAAGAGATAGTTGCGCGGATTGAGTACGAGCTAGAGGTGATTGCCCGTATGGGCTATGATGGCTATTTTTTGATAGTAGCCGATTTATTAAACTGGTCAAAAAATAATGGTATTGTTTGTGGGCCGGGGCGTGGCTCGGCGGCTGGCTCGATTGTGGCTTATGTCACAAACATTACTGACCTTGATCCAATTAAATATGACCTGCTGTTTGAGCGGTTTCTAAACCCCGATCGAATCTCTATGCCTGATATTGATATGGATTTTGCCGACGACCGTCGCGAGGAAGTAATTGCTTATGCTACTGAGAAATATGGCCAGGAGAAAGTGGCACAGATTATTACTTTTGGCGTGATGGCGGCTCGTAACGCGGTGCGTGATACTGGCCGAGTACTCGCTATGCCATACAGTGAGGTTGATGCAGTAGCTAAGCTTATACCGGCGCCAATTCAGGGTCGGCATATCCCGCTTAAGAAATCGATTGTTGATGACCCAGATCTAAAAAAGGAGTATGAAGGGAACCCGCGTACTAAGCGCCTAATTGATATTGCGATGCAGTTGGAGGGTACGATTCGTAATGCTGGCACGCATGCTGCCGGGGTAGTGATTGCTCCCGAGTCACTGGTGGAATATGTGCCACTCACTAGGGCTTCTAAGGGGGGTGTGTCAACGCAGTATATTGGTACCACTGTGGAAGATTTGGGGCTTTTAAAGTTTGATTTCTTGGGTCTTTCGAACCTCACAATTATTAAGAATGCTTTGCGCATCATCAAGAAAGTTTATGGACGGACGATTGATGTAGGGGGTATCCCGATTGATGATAGGGCTACCTATGAGCTTTTGGCGCGAGGTGATACGACGGGGGTTTTTCAGCTTGAATCGGCTGGCATGAAGCGTTATATTCGCGAGCTTAAGCCAGATCGATTTGAGGATATTATTGCTATGGTGGCATTATATCGACCCGGCCCGATGCAGTGGATTGACGATTTCATTAGCCGCAAGCATAATCCTGAACGGATAGCCTATGATCATGCAAAAATGGAATCGGCTCTGAAAGAAACCTATGGCATTATTGTGTATCAAGAACAAGTAATGCAGATATCTAAAGATCTCTGTGGTTTTACTGGGGGTCAGGCTGATACGTTGCGCAAAGGAATTGGTAAGAAGATCCCTGAAGTGATTGCTAAAATGAAGCAAGATTTTATCGAGGGGGCTATTAAACATTCTGGTGCGGAGCGTGATTTTGTTGAGAAACTGTGGGCTAGTATTGAAGATTTTGCAGCCTATTGCTTCAATAAGAGTCATGCCGCCTGTTACGCTTTGATTGCCGTACAAACCGCTTATCTTAAGGCTCATTATCCAGCTGCCTTTATGGCAGCGGTTTTAACTTCCGATCATGGCAATCTAGATCGTGTGGCAATTGAAGTATCGGAGTGTCGTAAGATGGGTATTCCGGTTTTGCCACCAGATATCAATGAAAGTTTTGCCGAGTTCGCTGTAGTTAAAAATGGTGGTGTTAATGATGAGGATGTAATTCGATTTGGGTTGGCGGCAATTAAAAATGTTGGGGTTGGCCCGGTGAATGCCATTTTGGTAGCTCGTGATGAGGGCGGTCCATTTAGCTCGATTGAGGATTTTGTACGCCGGGTAGATGCGCGTGAAATTAACAAAAAGGCTATTGAAGCTTTAATGAAGGTAGGAGCTTTTGACTCAATTGGTGACCGTGCCACGTTGTATGCTAATTTGGAAAAAATTGTAGTTTATATGTCGAAGGTACAGAAGAATGCTCTCTCTGGTCAGATTGATATTTTTGGTAGCTTGGGGGTATCCGAAGAGGTGCCGTCATTGCCACTTGATGCTCCGGGCGAGATTATTGGTGAGCGAGAATTTCTACAATGGGAGAAAGAGTTGCTCGGCCTGTATATTTCCAGTCATCCACTGCGTGAAGTAGACGCTTGGCTATCTGAAAAAACCACGCCAGCCAGCGGCCTTAAGCCAGAGATGGATGGTGAGAAGGTTGTAGTTGGCGGGGTTATTACAACGGTACGCAAAATTGTTACTAAAAAAGGTGATGCCATGGCCTTTGTTGGCCTCGAGACTATTGCTGGCGATATGGAAGTGATTGTATTTCCGCGAGCCTATGATGCAACTCCGGAGTTGTGGGCGGAAGATATGCTGGTGGTTATTCAGGGGAAAGTAAACGCTAAGGATCGAGATGGCAAAACCACTGAAGAAGTCAAGGTGATGGCCGATAAAGCTAAGCGTTTAGACACTAGCGTTTTAAAGCACTATATCGCCACTGGGGAAAAAATAATGCCAGATGTTGATCCATCTACCACTCAATCTGTTGATCGGATAATAATTACTTTAAAAGACCTCAAAGATCAGACGGCACTGTTACAATTAAAATCTACTTTGCAGTCTGTACCGGGTGAGACCGAAACTCTACTCTTACTTTCATCAACTGGCCAGAAAATTCGCTTACCTTATAAGATTGCTGTGTCAGAAAAGCTTAAGCAGACTCTAGCTGGAATAATTTCAGAAGACGCCATTAAGGTAGAGTAA
- a CDS encoding YtxH domain-containing protein — MSKKGGFLKGLGLGALVAGIGALLFAPQSGKETREDIGKGFDEAKDQLSAGLEKVREASVRVKDDSVKETKELMRRAEKLKEQMSAVALKLSSASGDIKDDLLEEAKKLMVEAKAVAEELEVLGKKIGTSTKREATKLSKEVKKSADKVAGSVSKPVKKTTNKPAARAKSSKK, encoded by the coding sequence ATGTCAAAAAAAGGTGGTTTTTTAAAAGGCTTGGGGCTTGGGGCGTTAGTAGCGGGAATCGGCGCATTATTGTTTGCTCCACAGAGTGGTAAGGAAACTCGCGAAGATATTGGTAAGGGTTTTGATGAAGCGAAAGATCAGCTTTCTGCTGGACTAGAAAAAGTTAGAGAAGCTAGTGTGCGCGTTAAGGACGATTCTGTTAAAGAGACTAAGGAATTGATGCGTCGAGCTGAGAAGCTTAAAGAGCAGATGAGCGCTGTTGCGCTTAAGTTATCTAGTGCATCTGGCGATATTAAAGACGATCTTTTAGAGGAAGCTAAGAAATTAATGGTCGAGGCTAAAGCGGTGGCTGAAGAGCTGGAAGTGCTTGGTAAGAAGATTGGTACATCAACCAAACGTGAGGCTACTAAGCTTTCAAAAGAAGTTAAGAAATCAGCCGATAAGGTAGCTGGATCAGTCAGTAAGCCAGTTAAGAAGACCACTAATAAACCAGCAGCCCGTGCTAAATCATCCAAAAAATAG
- a CDS encoding mechanosensitive ion channel family protein, with the protein MIYLAAAQQDIANSAHTLLEPVTVWLGGTAPSIPKAILLFIIGFIAIRVLSKVLTRALGLAKLPRGMIKVSVKLLDMVLWILLSIALLQLAGLSNVALAMSGAFAVLALAFAQGFSATVGDTISGLNLARDRHFRIGDKVRVGPLDQKIEGVIVDMDTRKSRLKDSAGRIFVVPNSVIDRNSFTLLERATRSTVQKQRVVKPRLNATKTGTIRRKKRI; encoded by the coding sequence ATGATTTATCTCGCCGCCGCTCAGCAGGATATTGCCAATTCAGCCCATACGTTGCTGGAGCCAGTTACTGTATGGCTAGGGGGGACGGCCCCGAGTATACCGAAGGCGATTTTGCTTTTTATTATTGGCTTTATTGCAATCCGTGTACTGTCTAAGGTGTTAACTCGGGCGTTAGGTTTAGCTAAGCTGCCCCGCGGCATGATTAAGGTTAGCGTTAAGCTCCTTGATATGGTGCTATGGATTTTGCTCTCCATCGCTTTACTGCAGTTGGCCGGATTATCTAACGTTGCCTTGGCGATGTCTGGAGCATTTGCAGTGCTGGCGCTGGCATTTGCACAAGGCTTTTCGGCTACAGTTGGCGACACAATTTCGGGTCTTAATCTAGCTCGAGATAGGCATTTTAGAATTGGTGATAAGGTACGAGTGGGGCCTCTTGACCAGAAAATTGAGGGGGTTATCGTTGATATGGATACGCGTAAAAGTCGCCTGAAAGATAGTGCTGGTAGGATTTTTGTTGTGCCAAATAGCGTGATTGATCGAAATTCTTTTACACTACTTGAGCGAGCAACTCGCAGTACAGTTCAAAAACAGCGGGTTGTAAAACCTCGCCTGAATGCTACTAAAACTGGTACAATAAGACGGAAGAAAAGGATTTAA
- the gatB gene encoding Asp-tRNA(Asn)/Glu-tRNA(Gln) amidotransferase subunit GatB, protein MSEYKPTIGIEIHVQLATKSKMFCACDNDSKTAEPNTHVCPICLAYPGTLPLPNAQAVQLAIRLGYGLNAKIREHTKFDRKNYFYPDNPKGYQITQFDQPIIEEGYIEILVDGKFCKVRIERAHLEEDAGKLIHPAGKDYSLVDLNRAGTPLLEIVSYPDMHTPYEARRYLEEIYAIATTLGVTHGDMQHGNMKFDLNVSVSRNNSLGTRTELKNLNSFRNAERALKYEIGRQIEILEKGGEIDQETRGFDDAKGKTFSQRSKEEAHDYRYFPEPDIPPIVVTTAMLEKEAHIKTIPLPIAIRRELVELGLSVDEQDVLIKQQNTARFFTETRKLVAGKGERKLVNWLVGEYQAWIKAQTAGDDNAASTINTPFTSEQLARLIELELAGDISSSQAKQIFAEICKTDDAPDEIMQRMGIEQISDEGALVAIVEVIIKANPQAVADYQAGQAKALGFLVGQAMKETKGQANPQVVNKIVRATLESA, encoded by the coding sequence ATGAGTGAATATAAGCCAACTATTGGTATAGAAATCCATGTTCAGCTAGCCACAAAATCGAAGATGTTTTGTGCTTGTGATAATGACTCAAAAACTGCTGAGCCCAATACTCACGTTTGCCCCATTTGCTTGGCTTATCCGGGTACTTTGCCGCTACCAAATGCCCAGGCTGTACAGCTAGCTATTCGCTTGGGGTATGGTTTGAACGCTAAAATTCGTGAGCATACCAAGTTTGATCGCAAAAATTATTTTTATCCCGATAATCCCAAGGGCTATCAAATTACTCAGTTTGACCAGCCAATTATTGAAGAGGGCTATATTGAAATATTGGTCGACGGTAAGTTTTGCAAGGTTCGTATTGAACGAGCGCACTTGGAAGAGGATGCTGGTAAGCTCATCCATCCGGCTGGCAAGGACTATTCTTTGGTGGACCTCAATCGAGCTGGTACACCACTACTGGAGATTGTGTCCTATCCAGATATGCATACACCCTACGAAGCTCGGCGCTATCTGGAGGAAATATATGCAATTGCCACAACACTTGGGGTAACGCACGGAGATATGCAACATGGCAATATGAAGTTCGATCTAAATGTTTCGGTTTCTCGGAATAACTCACTTGGTACCAGAACTGAGCTGAAGAATCTAAATAGTTTTCGTAATGCTGAGCGAGCTTTGAAGTACGAAATTGGTCGCCAAATCGAAATACTTGAAAAGGGTGGCGAGATAGACCAGGAGACACGAGGTTTTGATGATGCGAAAGGTAAGACATTCTCTCAGCGCTCTAAAGAAGAAGCGCACGACTATCGGTATTTTCCGGAGCCTGATATTCCACCAATCGTAGTGACAACTGCAATGCTTGAAAAAGAAGCGCATATTAAAACAATTCCTTTGCCGATTGCAATTCGGCGCGAGCTGGTGGAGTTGGGACTAAGTGTTGATGAGCAAGATGTGCTCATCAAGCAGCAAAATACTGCTAGATTTTTTACCGAAACGCGCAAGTTGGTAGCAGGCAAGGGTGAGCGCAAATTAGTTAATTGGTTAGTGGGTGAATATCAGGCTTGGATTAAAGCGCAAACTGCCGGCGACGATAATGCTGCCTCAACTATTAATACGCCATTCACATCTGAGCAATTGGCACGCCTAATTGAATTGGAGCTTGCTGGCGACATTTCCTCTAGTCAAGCTAAGCAGATTTTTGCTGAAATATGTAAAACCGATGATGCTCCTGATGAAATTATGCAACGTATGGGGATTGAGCAAATCTCCGATGAAGGAGCTTTAGTCGCGATTGTTGAGGTAATAATCAAGGCTAACCCACAGGCAGTTGCCGACTATCAAGCTGGACAGGCAAAGGCACTAGGGTTTCTTGTGGGTCAAGCGATGAAAGAGACGAAGGGGCAGGCCAATCCGCAGGTAGTAAATAAAATTGTTAGGGCTACCCTAGAGTCAGCTTAA
- the gatA gene encoding Asp-tRNA(Asn)/Glu-tRNA(Gln) amidotransferase subunit GatA yields the protein MTIAEALKKLEQGDLTATDLVRQAFERIDAVDEKVASVLTRLDERALATARASDERRKNGEKLGRLEGIPFTAKDMFLVDGVRTTAASKMLDTFVAPYTATAVAKLEAEGAILIAKVNQDEYAHGGSTEYSAYGPSHNPRDLSRVPGGSSGGSAAALAAGIGLFSIGTDTGGSIRQPASYCGVVGVKPTYGLISRYGVVAMASSLDVVGPFAHTVEDAELLTDIMAGQDPMDATTISSEATDTYDNQLRRIGVVREYVEYLSDEVSAQYNAVFSQLRDSGWELVEVSLSSLEFALPCYYVLTPSEISSNLERYDGIRYGSTAESSGGLEAMYSATRGMFFGPEVKRRILTGTYALSAGYYDAYYKKAMQLRTLICRDFDKAFSEFDILIGPTTPTEAFKFGEHSTNPTEMYLADIMTVAANLAGIPALSLPIQGIDAMPLGLQIMAPQKGEAQLFTVASQAEQILNVKLDKVML from the coding sequence ATGACAATTGCTGAAGCGCTCAAGAAGCTCGAGCAGGGTGATTTGACGGCCACTGATTTGGTGCGCCAAGCTTTTGAGCGGATTGACGCAGTAGATGAGAAAGTTGCATCGGTACTAACTCGACTTGATGAACGGGCTCTAGCCACTGCTCGAGCCAGTGACGAACGACGCAAGAATGGTGAGAAGTTAGGTCGGCTAGAAGGAATTCCTTTTACGGCGAAAGACATGTTCTTAGTTGATGGGGTTCGCACTACAGCCGCCTCAAAGATGCTCGATACTTTTGTTGCGCCATACACCGCAACAGCAGTTGCTAAGCTCGAGGCCGAAGGGGCAATTTTAATAGCTAAAGTTAATCAGGATGAGTATGCGCATGGCGGATCGACTGAATATTCGGCCTATGGGCCAAGTCATAATCCGCGCGATCTTAGTCGAGTACCGGGTGGTAGCTCTGGTGGATCGGCAGCGGCTCTAGCGGCTGGAATTGGGCTATTTTCCATCGGTACCGATACAGGAGGGTCAATTCGTCAGCCAGCCAGCTATTGTGGGGTAGTGGGGGTTAAGCCAACCTATGGCCTGATTAGTCGCTACGGTGTGGTTGCTATGGCTAGTTCTCTTGATGTAGTTGGTCCGTTTGCGCACACTGTAGAAGATGCGGAGCTACTGACCGATATTATGGCCGGTCAGGACCCAATGGATGCCACAACAATCTCCTCTGAAGCTACTGACACCTATGATAACCAGCTCAGGCGGATTGGAGTGGTGCGAGAATATGTAGAATATTTAAGTGACGAAGTTAGCGCACAATATAATGCGGTTTTCTCGCAACTACGGGACTCTGGCTGGGAACTTGTGGAGGTGTCATTGTCGAGCCTGGAATTTGCTCTGCCTTGCTACTACGTACTAACTCCATCGGAAATTTCATCAAATCTAGAGCGCTATGATGGTATTCGTTATGGCTCAACCGCCGAATCTTCGGGCGGTCTAGAAGCTATGTACTCGGCTACCCGAGGCATGTTTTTTGGTCCAGAGGTTAAGCGTCGAATATTGACCGGAACTTATGCGCTATCGGCCGGATATTATGATGCGTATTATAAAAAAGCTATGCAATTACGAACCTTAATATGCAGGGATTTTGATAAGGCGTTCTCGGAATTCGATATTTTAATTGGTCCCACTACGCCGACTGAGGCTTTTAAGTTTGGTGAACATTCCACTAATCCAACCGAGATGTATTTGGCAGATATTATGACTGTGGCGGCTAATTTAGCGGGTATTCCTGCTCTTTCTTTGCCAATCCAAGGAATTGATGCTATGCCGCTGGGCTTGCAGATAATGGCACCACAAAAAGGTGAGGCTCAATTATTTACTGTAGCCTCTCAAGCTGAGCAAATACTAAATGTAAAACTAGACAAGGTTATGTTATGA
- the gatC gene encoding Asp-tRNA(Asn)/Glu-tRNA(Gln) amidotransferase subunit GatC, whose product MSQVSEEKIAHVARLARIAFSDDDARATTQGVGQILHLVDAMQATQTDNVEPTSQVTGLQDVLREDVVKPSSVNPERLLQSAPRHENGYIVVKRVLG is encoded by the coding sequence ATGAGCCAAGTAAGTGAAGAAAAAATTGCCCACGTTGCCCGTTTGGCGCGGATTGCATTTTCTGATGATGATGCGCGAGCTACTACGCAGGGGGTTGGTCAAATATTACATTTAGTAGACGCTATGCAGGCTACTCAGACAGATAATGTTGAGCCGACTAGTCAAGTGACTGGCCTTCAGGATGTTTTACGGGAAGATGTCGTAAAGCCATCCTCTGTAAATCCAGAAAGACTTTTGCAATCTGCGCCACGCCATGAAAATGGCTATATTGTAGTTAAGCGAGTGCTTGGCTAA
- the ligA gene encoding NAD-dependent DNA ligase LigA yields the protein MIRTETQKRISQLREQLEKYRHSYYVLDSPEIDDAVYDSLNNELKELEEKFPELVTADSPTQRVGGVASNAFNKVTHIQRMLSLADVFSFDEVASWEKRTEKLLGARPHEYFAELKMDGLAMSLIYEDGNFVQAVTRGDGTVGEDVTHTVRTVRTVPMKLHTSKDVPQSIYTGRFEIRGEVILPKQEFTRINAEREKAGQPLFANPRNAGAGSIRQLDASVTATRRLEFIVFGVIGLVDELPSHSDMLDCARELGFKAAPQAEMLSSLSELKNYVKKIEALRDKLSFGIDGLVISVNDRATFYDLGVVGKAPRGAVAYKFPAEQATTILEDIRVSIGRTGAVTPYAVLKPVKVAGSTVSRATLHNEDEVVRKGLKIGDTVIIQKAGDIIPEVVRPLTDLRTGKERAWVMPKEVDGVAVVRPEGEAVARLADLSVGQVRWQQLNHFVGKSGFDIDGFGERTVAQLMEVGLLKNPADIFRVQAEDLEDLEGFAPVSATKLVQAIQSKKKIDLAKFLFALGIRHVGEKTARDIAQHFERLERVRTATRDELEGIAGVGGVVAESVVEWLADENAQQQVDDLLDAGVQIADVNKPQAGNLSDTTWVLTGSLPTLTRDEAKAKILQAGGEVSSSVSKKTSFVLAGNEAGSKLDKAKALGVKILDEADFLRMTAVN from the coding sequence ATGATTAGGACTGAGACACAAAAGCGTATCTCACAACTCCGAGAGCAGCTCGAAAAATATCGTCATAGTTATTATGTACTAGATAGCCCAGAAATTGATGATGCTGTTTATGATTCATTAAATAATGAGCTAAAGGAGCTGGAGGAAAAATTTCCGGAGCTTGTTACGGCCGATTCGCCAACTCAGCGCGTGGGTGGTGTGGCTAGTAATGCCTTTAATAAAGTGACGCACATTCAGCGCATGTTATCACTCGCGGATGTATTTTCGTTCGATGAAGTGGCGAGCTGGGAGAAGCGGACGGAAAAACTTCTAGGTGCACGACCACATGAGTATTTTGCTGAGTTAAAGATGGATGGCTTGGCGATGAGTCTGATTTATGAAGATGGAAATTTTGTGCAAGCCGTGACGCGAGGTGACGGCACAGTTGGTGAGGATGTGACACATACGGTCCGTACGGTCCGTACGGTCCCGATGAAGTTACATACTTCAAAAGATGTGCCGCAGTCTATTTATACTGGGCGGTTTGAAATTCGTGGGGAAGTAATTTTACCTAAGCAAGAATTCACCCGCATTAACGCTGAACGCGAAAAAGCAGGCCAGCCTCTGTTTGCTAATCCTCGTAATGCTGGTGCGGGTTCTATTAGGCAGTTAGATGCGTCGGTGACAGCCACGCGACGGCTGGAGTTTATTGTGTTTGGTGTGATTGGCTTAGTGGATGAGCTACCATCACACTCTGATATGTTAGATTGTGCGCGCGAGCTTGGTTTTAAGGCAGCGCCTCAGGCTGAAATGTTGAGTAGTTTGAGTGAGTTGAAAAATTATGTAAAAAAAATTGAAGCTTTACGCGATAAGCTTTCTTTTGGTATTGATGGTTTGGTTATTTCAGTTAATGATCGGGCGACATTTTATGATTTGGGAGTGGTTGGCAAAGCTCCACGTGGGGCGGTGGCTTATAAGTTTCCAGCCGAGCAAGCCACGACTATTTTGGAAGATATTCGGGTATCGATTGGTCGAACTGGGGCAGTAACTCCATACGCTGTATTAAAGCCCGTGAAAGTGGCGGGGTCTACCGTGAGTCGAGCGACACTACATAATGAAGATGAGGTTGTGCGTAAGGGCCTCAAGATTGGCGATACAGTCATTATTCAGAAGGCTGGCGATATTATTCCAGAGGTAGTGAGACCACTAACAGATTTACGAACGGGCAAGGAGCGGGCTTGGGTGATGCCTAAAGAGGTGGATGGCGTGGCGGTGGTACGTCCCGAAGGTGAAGCGGTAGCGCGGCTGGCGGATCTTTCAGTGGGGCAAGTACGCTGGCAGCAGCTCAATCATTTTGTTGGCAAATCTGGCTTTGATATTGATGGTTTTGGCGAGCGAACTGTGGCGCAGTTGATGGAGGTTGGACTCTTGAAAAATCCAGCTGATATTTTTCGTGTGCAAGCCGAGGACCTGGAGGATTTAGAGGGCTTTGCGCCAGTAAGTGCCACTAAATTAGTACAGGCAATTCAGTCTAAAAAGAAGATTGATTTAGCAAAATTTTTGTTTGCTTTGGGTATTCGACACGTTGGCGAGAAGACAGCTCGAGATATTGCCCAACATTTTGAGAGGTTGGAGCGCGTACGGACTGCTACTCGAGACGAACTAGAAGGGATAGCTGGTGTTGGCGGGGTGGTTGCCGAAAGTGTTGTGGAGTGGTTGGCCGATGAGAACGCACAACAACAGGTAGATGATTTGTTAGATGCTGGTGTGCAGATTGCAGACGTAAATAAACCACAAGCCGGGAATCTATCTGATACAACGTGGGTTCTGACCGGTAGTCTGCCAACTCTAACGCGCGATGAAGCAAAGGCAAAGATTCTTCAGGCCGGTGGCGAAGTTTCAAGCTCGGTATCAAAAAAGACGAGCTTTGTATTGGCTGGCAATGAGGCGGGCTCAAAACTAGATAAAGCCAAAGCCTTAGGGGTAAAGATTTTGGATGAGGCTGACTTTCTGCGGATGACAGCAGTCAACTAA